From Methanococcus maripaludis, the proteins below share one genomic window:
- a CDS encoding adenylate kinase yields the protein MKNKVVVVTGVPGVGGTTVTQKAMDILSEEGLNYKMVNFGSAMFDVANEEGLASDRDQMRKLDPETQKRIQKMAGRKIAEMAKESPVAVDTHSTVKTPKGYLPGLPAWVLTELNPDIVIVVETDGDEILMRRLSDESRKRDLETTASIEEHQFMNRAAAMSYGVLTGATVKIVKNKNGLVDNAVEDLMSVLR from the coding sequence ATGAAAAACAAAGTTGTTGTAGTAACTGGTGTACCTGGTGTTGGCGGTACAACTGTAACGCAAAAAGCAATGGATATTTTATCAGAAGAAGGATTAAACTACAAAATGGTTAACTTTGGAAGTGCAATGTTTGACGTTGCAAACGAAGAAGGACTGGCATCTGACAGAGACCAAATGAGAAAATTAGATCCTGAAACTCAAAAAAGAATCCAGAAAATGGCTGGAAGAAAAATTGCGGAAATGGCAAAAGAATCCCCTGTTGCAGTAGATACACACAGCACAGTAAAAACCCCTAAAGGATACTTACCTGGACTTCCTGCATGGGTTTTAACTGAATTAAATCCAGACATTGTAATTGTTGTTGAAACAGACGGTGACGAAATCTTGATGAGAAGATTAAGTGACGAGTCAAGGAAAAGAGATCTCGAAACAACTGCAAGCATCGAAGAACACCAATTTATGAATCGGGCTGCTGCAATGAGTTACGGTGTTTTAACCGGTGCAACTGTAAAAATTGTTAAAAATAAAAACGGTCTTGTTGACAACGCAGTTGAAGATTTAATGTCAGTTTTAAGATAA
- a CDS encoding TetR/AcrR family transcriptional regulator — protein MSTKEKIVQNAAKLFLTKGYKQTSLNEIAEKTGITKGGIYHHFKDKNELFVEMAEYFKSKFASLLTKMEQESSLEDLLKNYFENSEILMQEIAEYLELTLKDIKHFSEFQSRFTLDAIQYGPKDMDFTMHTKSMYSLLKKKIELAKKNGEILEEIDSKEISLEIIAIIEGYSNLRRLKLMDDSYEYGNKCFERLWNRIKK, from the coding sequence ATGAGTACAAAAGAAAAAATAGTGCAGAACGCTGCAAAGCTGTTTCTTACAAAAGGATACAAGCAAACGTCTTTAAATGAAATAGCCGAAAAAACAGGTATTACTAAAGGTGGAATTTACCACCATTTTAAAGATAAAAATGAACTTTTTGTAGAAATGGCCGAGTATTTCAAATCTAAATTTGCTTCGCTTTTAACAAAAATGGAGCAAGAATCATCTTTAGAAGATTTGTTGAAGAATTATTTTGAAAATTCTGAAATTTTGATGCAGGAAATTGCAGAATATCTTGAATTAACTCTTAAAGATATCAAACATTTTTCAGAATTTCAATCAAGATTTACATTAGATGCAATCCAATACGGTCCAAAAGATATGGACTTTACAATGCACACAAAATCGATGTATTCCCTTTTGAAAAAAAAGATAGAACTCGCCAAAAAAAATGGGGAGATTTTAGAAGAAATCGATTCAAAAGAAATTTCATTAGAGATTATTGCAATCATTGAGGGTTATTCAAATTTAAGGCGATTAAAATTAATGGATGACTCTTATGAATATGGAAATAAGTGCTTTGAACGATTGTGGAATCGAATAAAAAAATAA
- a CDS encoding efflux RND transporter permease subunit → MKAEKILQKIAEASERHPLKVVAVVIVLTIFMAFLATGIESQTDYEKMVPQDDPVIVALNEIRDEFGGTETIMLGVKLVPSDSSEKVTDIRDPRVLDLVDFLEQDIGSMDMITSVSSRADVLKAYNNDVIPNDIATVKTIYQNLPESSRDGIFNNDYSMVVVYATTDAGTDDKKILVKDINSRLDEAPIPPGVEVITTGTPALSELLKRMMDESQAVTGLASLLAIFTILLLYFRNIVKSVLPLIPVVVAVIWAAGSMAIFKIPMDTATSVMGSLLLGLGIDYGVHLFHRYEEELGDGKSMDEAINIAVVSTGSAVLVTTATTMAGFAALTIAPLSMMANMGKVCTLGIFFCMAAVICLLPPLIVIEERYTRPFLKKLTLKLKGESNE, encoded by the coding sequence ATGAAAGCCGAAAAAATCTTACAAAAAATAGCTGAGGCATCTGAACGACATCCTTTAAAAGTTGTCGCAGTTGTTATTGTCCTCACGATATTCATGGCTTTTTTAGCTACAGGTATTGAGTCTCAAACTGATTACGAAAAGATGGTTCCGCAAGATGATCCTGTAATTGTTGCTTTAAACGAAATACGGGATGAATTTGGCGGTACTGAGACTATAATGTTAGGGGTAAAACTAGTGCCCTCCGATAGCTCTGAAAAGGTAACCGATATCCGTGATCCGCGAGTTTTAGATCTTGTGGACTTTTTAGAACAGGATATTGGGAGTATGGATATGATAACATCCGTTAGTTCAAGAGCGGATGTTTTAAAGGCCTATAACAATGATGTTATTCCAAATGACATTGCAACCGTAAAGACAATTTATCAAAATCTGCCCGAAAGTTCTCGAGATGGTATATTTAACAACGATTATTCAATGGTTGTAGTTTATGCAACAACTGATGCGGGAACTGATGACAAAAAGATACTTGTTAAAGATATAAATTCACGATTGGACGAAGCTCCAATTCCTCCTGGAGTTGAAGTGATCACAACAGGTACTCCTGCACTGAGTGAACTTTTAAAGAGAATGATGGATGAAAGCCAGGCAGTAACGGGTCTTGCTTCGCTTTTAGCGATCTTTACAATATTATTATTGTACTTTAGAAATATTGTAAAATCAGTACTTCCATTAATACCGGTCGTGGTTGCAGTTATCTGGGCCGCAGGTTCAATGGCGATATTTAAAATTCCAATGGATACTGCAACATCTGTTATGGGCTCCCTTCTTTTAGGGCTTGGTATCGATTACGGGGTTCACCTGTTCCACCGATATGAAGAGGAACTTGGAGATGGAAAAAGCATGGATGAAGCAATAAATATTGCAGTAGTAAGTACGGGAAGTGCAGTTTTGGTAACTACTGCAACAACAATGGCAGGTTTTGCTGCATTAACAATTGCGCCATTATCAATGATGGCAAACATGGGTAAAGTCTGTACATTGGGTATATTCTTCTGTATGGCTGCAGTTATCTGTTTATTGCCTCCATTAATCGTAATTGAAGAAAGATACACAAGACCATTCCTCAAAAAACTTACCTTAAAATTAAAAGGTGAATCAAATGAGTAA
- the rqcH gene encoding ribosome rescue protein RqcH, which yields MKTEMTNVDISAAVSELQNVINGKLDKAFLVNNQDGKELILKVHIPEIGSREIAIGLGKYKYITLTEYEREKPRNPPSFVMLLRKHLKNIKITSVAQHNFDRIIIFNFEWNELKYKLIIELFGDGNAILLDSEDKIILPLKIERWSTRKIVPKEIYKFPPQKDLDPKNLDYSLAKKLFLEEFEKEENKDTEAVRIISRTFGLAGVYSEEICLNSEIDKNLKNPKNEDIEKLFEGSKSFFKKVFGELKPKSTLKNGEFVNIDPIDLKIHENLKENEIKHYESFLTALDEYFSRFIMKKEIKQAESKLQKLVKKQERILKSQLDTKDKYEKQSVSNHKRGDLIYANYSLVDEIVSTIKDAREKMDWNGIKNVIKENKTHPILSKIINVNEKNAELTLKLSADYGNGLIEDTVPVDLRKNAFENADIVYQKSKKFKNKVQGVIEALKISEKKLAELKDKEKLDSEVLKEKEENIKKKERKVLKWYEKLKWTVIGGYLIVAGKDATTNEMLIKRYVEKNDIVFHTLMEGAPFTIIRTEGSEEIPDENIMFEVAKFAASHSRAWKLGIGSADVYWVRPDQISKTAESGEYLKKGAFVIRGKRNFIRSAALELGIGTLNYDGKLRLTTAPESIAKETFEKWILLKPGKLKKSDLVKELLKEFSDFEVDDEDILRALPPGETEIKLK from the coding sequence ATGAAAACAGAGATGACAAACGTTGATATCAGTGCCGCAGTATCTGAACTTCAAAATGTAATCAACGGAAAATTGGACAAGGCTTTTTTAGTAAATAATCAGGACGGAAAGGAATTAATTTTAAAAGTACATATTCCTGAAATCGGTTCAAGAGAAATTGCAATAGGCCTTGGAAAATACAAATACATAACACTTACGGAATACGAAAGAGAAAAACCAAGAAATCCTCCTTCTTTTGTAATGCTGCTTAGGAAACATTTGAAAAACATTAAAATAACTAGTGTTGCCCAGCATAACTTTGACAGGATTATAATTTTCAATTTTGAATGGAATGAATTAAAATATAAACTGATTATCGAGTTATTTGGAGACGGAAACGCAATACTCCTCGATAGTGAAGATAAAATTATTCTCCCGTTAAAAATTGAAAGGTGGAGTACGAGAAAAATCGTTCCAAAAGAAATTTACAAATTCCCGCCTCAAAAGGACCTCGATCCAAAAAATCTAGATTATTCTCTTGCTAAGAAATTGTTTTTAGAAGAATTTGAAAAGGAAGAAAACAAAGATACTGAAGCTGTAAGAATAATTTCAAGGACTTTTGGACTTGCTGGAGTTTATTCGGAAGAAATCTGTCTAAATTCAGAAATTGATAAAAATTTGAAGAATCCAAAAAACGAAGACATTGAAAAACTCTTTGAAGGATCAAAATCGTTCTTTAAAAAAGTATTTGGCGAACTAAAACCAAAATCTACACTTAAGAATGGAGAATTTGTGAATATCGACCCGATTGATTTAAAAATACATGAAAATCTAAAAGAAAATGAAATAAAACATTATGAAAGTTTTTTAACTGCGCTTGATGAATATTTCTCAAGATTTATCATGAAAAAAGAGATTAAGCAGGCTGAATCAAAATTACAAAAACTCGTGAAAAAACAGGAGCGTATATTAAAAAGCCAGCTTGATACCAAAGACAAATACGAAAAACAATCCGTTTCAAACCATAAACGTGGAGATTTGATTTATGCAAATTATTCTCTTGTAGATGAAATTGTAAGCACAATTAAAGATGCAAGAGAAAAAATGGACTGGAATGGCATTAAAAATGTCATTAAAGAAAATAAAACCCACCCGATTTTAAGTAAAATAATAAATGTGAATGAAAAAAATGCAGAATTAACTCTAAAACTATCTGCTGACTACGGAAATGGACTTATTGAGGACACCGTACCAGTAGATTTAAGAAAAAATGCTTTTGAAAATGCAGATATAGTTTACCAGAAATCAAAGAAATTTAAAAATAAAGTTCAAGGAGTAATTGAAGCTTTAAAAATTTCTGAAAAAAAACTTGCCGAGTTAAAGGATAAAGAAAAACTTGATTCAGAAGTATTGAAAGAAAAAGAAGAAAATATTAAGAAAAAGGAAAGAAAAGTACTGAAATGGTACGAAAAATTGAAATGGACCGTTATCGGCGGATATTTAATTGTTGCAGGAAAGGATGCAACAACAAACGAGATGCTGATTAAAAGATATGTTGAAAAAAACGATATAGTATTTCACACGCTTATGGAAGGAGCACCATTTACAATAATTAGAACAGAAGGCTCTGAAGAAATACCTGATGAAAATATAATGTTTGAAGTTGCAAAATTTGCAGCGTCGCACTCGAGAGCATGGAAACTTGGAATTGGAAGTGCAGATGTCTACTGGGTAAGACCAGACCAGATTTCAAAAACTGCTGAAAGTGGAGAATACTTAAAAAAAGGAGCTTTTGTAATTCGCGGAAAAAGAAACTTCATAAGAAGTGCTGCGCTTGAACTTGGAATCGGTACGTTAAATTACGATGGAAAATTAAGATTAACTACTGCCCCTGAATCGATTGCAAAAGAAACTTTTGAAAAATGGATATTATTAAAACCTGGAAAATTAAAAAAGAGCGACCTTGTAAAAGAGCTTTTAAAAGAATTTAGTGACTTTGAGGTCGATGATGAAGATATTTTAAGGGCACTTCCTCCAGGAGAGACCGAAATAAAACTAAAATAA
- a CDS encoding COG1361 S-layer family protein, producing MSKLSKIILAIGLLSILVTAVSALEIDEPQYNPNVIHPGDDVDVWIDVANDEGSDEIIEDLRISVESNYPFEVKQVNPTKGVYEISQLNEGESDTAYFKLHINDDASSRDYRLDVTVSYDIVEYDGDDRQVISKSYTKIYYIPVYGLANFEINSDGVTLTPAKTENVQIKVTNKGTGTAKEATLTIGSNDLINPIDTTKFYLGSLSPDITKLLSLNLHASGDATEGSYLIPATLSWIDSDGTENSEVINIGFIVEGDINLGISNVITDPTEIKAQETYVKIDVDLTNNGHGEAKNIEIDLLSEYPFKDSWSNSNFKNIGTLTSGDTKTATFYIDVDKDAEAKHYSVPLNITYMDIFDEEHSEMEYIDLYIKPKPVLEILPETYTLKAGDENTITLTLQNTGSEKAQSVKITAIKNTAQPFEYTQKTDSIGTLDTNETGEGQLIIDVDSDAANKEYLITVEVRSVGDSEEGDDNVYISQKTIRVNVEGGSNSTLVYLVVLLLVGGLGYYMYLKRKKGKATEETE from the coding sequence ATGAGTAAATTATCAAAAATAATTTTAGCAATTGGGCTTCTGTCAATTCTTGTAACTGCAGTTTCTGCACTTGAAATTGACGAGCCACAGTATAACCCAAACGTTATACACCCTGGAGATGACGTTGATGTATGGATTGATGTCGCAAATGACGAAGGATCTGACGAAATAATTGAAGACTTAAGAATAAGCGTAGAATCAAACTATCCCTTTGAAGTAAAGCAAGTAAACCCGACAAAAGGCGTTTACGAGATTTCTCAATTAAATGAAGGGGAAAGTGATACAGCATACTTTAAATTACATATAAACGACGATGCATCATCAAGAGACTACAGGCTCGATGTAACGGTTTCATACGATATTGTGGAATACGATGGTGACGACAGACAAGTTATCTCAAAATCATACACAAAAATCTACTATATCCCAGTATACGGCCTTGCAAACTTTGAAATTAACTCAGATGGAGTTACTTTAACTCCTGCAAAAACTGAAAACGTTCAAATTAAGGTAACAAACAAAGGAACTGGAACTGCAAAAGAAGCAACTTTGACAATTGGTTCAAACGATTTAATAAACCCAATTGATACAACCAAGTTCTATCTGGGAAGTTTAAGCCCCGACATTACAAAATTACTCTCCCTTAATTTACATGCAAGCGGAGATGCAACTGAAGGATCATACCTAATTCCTGCAACATTATCATGGATTGATTCAGATGGAACCGAAAACTCTGAAGTAATAAACATAGGCTTCATTGTCGAAGGAGACATCAATTTAGGAATTTCAAATGTAATAACTGATCCTACTGAGATAAAAGCTCAGGAAACTTACGTAAAAATTGACGTTGATTTAACAAACAACGGACACGGCGAAGCTAAAAACATTGAAATTGATTTACTCTCAGAATATCCATTTAAAGACTCATGGAGTAATTCAAACTTCAAAAACATCGGAACACTAACTTCAGGAGATACAAAAACTGCAACATTCTATATCGATGTAGATAAGGATGCAGAGGCAAAACACTACTCAGTTCCATTAAATATCACGTATATGGACATATTCGATGAAGAACACTCTGAAATGGAGTATATTGATTTATATATCAAACCAAAACCAGTACTTGAAATCCTCCCAGAAACCTACACTTTAAAAGCAGGAGACGAAAACACAATTACTTTGACTCTCCAAAACACAGGCTCAGAAAAAGCTCAAAGTGTAAAAATAACGGCAATTAAAAACACAGCTCAACCATTTGAGTACACTCAAAAAACTGATTCAATCGGAACACTCGACACCAACGAAACGGGTGAAGGACAGTTAATAATCGATGTGGATTCAGATGCAGCAAATAAAGAGTATTTAATTACTGTAGAAGTTAGGAGCGTTGGAGACTCTGAAGAAGGAGACGACAATGTATACATTTCACAAAAAACTATTAGGGTAAACGTTGAAGGCGGAAGCAACTCAACACTAGTTTATCTAGTAGTATTGCTGCTTGTCGGTGGTTTAGGATACTATATGTACCTTAAACGGAAAAAAGGTAAAGCAACAGAAGAAACTGAATAA
- a CDS encoding ATP-binding protein — protein MEFDEEVFLTLYGDKLKKYMKDQISQKMVKNNVFEFDIGEFLKNYSDSCDINDQIIENPKLVEDPLLYVFKESYIDLFGEDEHVKKELEKTQIAFKNPLGCDKKIDEITSSEMNRLVKFEGNIIKAAKVCALLKKACFVCRACGEISYKTIHDYFEQPRSYCKNQNCRSEMSIDYDSSAYVNIQELEIQQPIDLMRNPDDPPRSIRVFLENSDGIYSGRVDVVGTVMKKLTRPNMPVFEIYAKSNHVKLGESFQKIEVKDIINNYDLINTLDELGKKENIIDILSNYLIPQIKGYDLVKKAIFLQQVKACTKFLPDGSELRKDSHILLITDPGIGKSTMLRKISRLFPQNSYASVTTATGGGLTANVVREATEIGDGWVVKPGVFVRANEGTACIDELTVDKNVMKYILEAMESQTIHVNKGGINVKLPARCAVLAACNPKRGRFDRNMGVVEQIGIPAPLLSRFDLIFPLKDSPDRRRDAEIAEHILDTHVETATKNYSKVLGSIKIDGITVDENLIKNYIIYARTCAYFDENHHLYAGEVDERKIKSPPLSKGAKKLIRDYYVDMRKLGEGNNPVPVTARQLEAAIRISEMHAKARLSREVEEKDAKIAIDIIEECLRQVAYDPETGKFDIDKGMGEIPKSKVDKMDKIVDIIRELSVLSSNGLADECDIVEKASEFQISEKDVSDMLSKLKKSADVFSPKYGYYRLT, from the coding sequence ATGGAATTTGATGAAGAAGTTTTTTTGACCCTGTACGGCGATAAATTAAAAAAATACATGAAAGACCAGATTTCACAAAAGATGGTTAAAAATAACGTTTTTGAATTTGATATAGGCGAATTTTTAAAAAATTATTCGGATTCGTGTGACATAAACGATCAAATTATTGAAAATCCAAAATTAGTCGAAGATCCTCTATTATATGTTTTTAAAGAATCCTACATAGATCTTTTTGGTGAAGATGAGCATGTAAAAAAGGAACTCGAAAAAACACAGATTGCATTTAAGAATCCGCTTGGATGCGACAAAAAAATCGATGAAATAACGTCGTCAGAAATGAACAGGCTCGTTAAATTCGAAGGAAATATCATAAAAGCGGCAAAAGTTTGCGCATTATTAAAAAAAGCATGTTTCGTCTGTCGAGCATGCGGTGAAATTTCATATAAAACAATTCACGACTATTTTGAACAGCCAAGAAGCTACTGTAAAAATCAAAACTGCAGAAGCGAAATGTCAATTGATTACGATAGTTCTGCTTATGTAAATATTCAGGAACTTGAAATACAGCAGCCAATTGATTTAATGAGAAATCCTGACGATCCTCCAAGAAGTATTCGTGTTTTTTTAGAAAATTCTGATGGAATTTACTCTGGACGGGTGGATGTTGTAGGAACGGTTATGAAAAAGCTTACACGTCCAAATATGCCTGTTTTTGAAATTTATGCGAAAAGTAACCATGTAAAACTCGGCGAAAGCTTCCAAAAGATTGAAGTAAAAGACATCATAAACAACTACGATTTAATAAATACCCTGGATGAACTTGGGAAAAAGGAAAATATAATTGATATTCTTTCAAATTATTTAATACCTCAAATTAAAGGTTACGATCTTGTAAAAAAAGCAATATTTTTACAGCAAGTAAAAGCATGTACTAAATTTTTACCCGATGGATCAGAACTTAGGAAAGACAGCCACATTTTATTGATAACGGATCCGGGAATTGGAAAGTCTACAATGCTTAGAAAAATTTCAAGACTTTTCCCACAAAATTCCTATGCGTCAGTTACAACTGCAACAGGTGGTGGATTAACTGCAAATGTTGTAAGGGAGGCTACAGAAATTGGGGATGGCTGGGTTGTAAAACCTGGAGTATTCGTTCGTGCAAATGAGGGAACTGCATGTATTGATGAATTAACTGTTGATAAAAACGTTATGAAATATATTTTAGAAGCAATGGAGTCCCAGACTATACACGTGAATAAAGGGGGAATTAATGTAAAACTTCCTGCAAGGTGTGCGGTTTTAGCAGCTTGCAACCCAAAAAGAGGTAGATTTGATAGAAACATGGGCGTAGTCGAACAGATTGGAATTCCAGCACCCTTGTTAAGCCGTTTTGATTTGATATTCCCTTTAAAAGATTCCCCTGATAGGCGAAGGGATGCAGAGATTGCAGAACACATACTTGATACACACGTTGAAACTGCAACGAAAAACTATTCAAAAGTTCTTGGTTCAATCAAAATAGATGGAATAACTGTTGATGAAAATTTAATTAAGAATTATATAATTTATGCGAGAACCTGTGCATATTTCGATGAAAATCATCATTTGTATGCTGGAGAGGTTGATGAAAGGAAAATAAAAAGTCCACCCCTTTCAAAAGGCGCCAAAAAATTGATTCGGGATTATTACGTTGACATGAGAAAGCTTGGGGAAGGAAACAATCCAGTCCCCGTTACTGCAAGACAATTAGAAGCTGCAATAAGAATTTCAGAAATGCATGCAAAAGCAAGGCTTTCAAGAGAAGTAGAAGAAAAAGATGCGAAAATTGCAATTGATATAATTGAAGAATGTTTAAGGCAAGTTGCATATGATCCTGAAACTGGAAAATTTGACATAGATAAAGGAATGGGTGAAATTCCAAAATCTAAAGTCGATAAAATGGATAAAATCGTGGATATTATTCGTGAACTTTCAGTATTAAGTAGCAACGGTCTTGCCGATGAATGCGATATTGTAGAAAAAGCTTCAGAATTTCAGATTTCTGAAAAGGATGTTTCAGACATGCTTTCAAAATTAAAGAAGAGTGCAGATGTATTCAGCCCAAAATATGGATATTATAGATTAACTTAA
- the argS gene encoding arginine--tRNA ligase, producing the protein MDVENLIITTLKDKVKELTGNEMDIRLDEPPAINLGDYSTNISFRLAKELKKAPKMIAEDIANSLSILGIEKIEAVNGYINFFMNYSDFSKETVSKITSEKENFGKLEKRNEKVILEHTSANPNGPFHIGHGRNMVIGDSLKRILIASGYDVETQYYVNDMGRQEAIVVFGNEKFELDKSKKADHGIGEVYVETNKLLAENEELEQEILNLMKNYESACESGIENELTEKFKNAVNYSLGGFKETLSTLNIYHDKFVWESEFVKSGMVREVINRLMNTGKVVEDEVYRLDLSDYGIEKKLVLARLNGTSLYSTRDIAYHINKMENCDFAVNLLGADHKLTAVMVNKTLALLGYNEAEVVFYEFISLPEGSMSTRRGRFISMDELFEEAKSRAAEEVRKRGVAQSEEEIEEIAKKIAVGAVRYNIVRIAPEKPMVFRWDEALDFEKVGCPVIQYAHARCSRILENVENISNDNLFAYEMNENEKTIVKLLSKLPKIVEKAAEVRKPQIVANYVLDIAQGFNKFYANCPVLKEENETVRTSRLAIVSTTKTVLENTLDLLGIEMPGKM; encoded by the coding sequence ATGGACGTTGAAAATTTGATAATAACGACCTTAAAAGATAAAGTAAAGGAATTAACCGGAAATGAGATGGATATAAGACTTGACGAACCGCCTGCAATAAACTTAGGGGATTACTCAACAAATATTTCATTTAGGCTTGCAAAAGAGTTAAAAAAAGCTCCAAAAATGATTGCAGAAGATATTGCAAATTCATTAAGTATTTTGGGAATTGAAAAAATTGAAGCTGTAAATGGATACATTAATTTTTTCATGAATTATTCAGACTTTTCAAAAGAAACAGTCTCAAAAATAACTTCTGAAAAAGAAAACTTTGGAAAACTTGAAAAAAGAAATGAAAAAGTAATTTTGGAGCACACTTCCGCAAATCCAAACGGACCTTTCCATATTGGTCATGGAAGAAACATGGTTATTGGGGACAGCTTAAAAAGAATACTCATTGCATCAGGATATGATGTAGAAACGCAGTACTATGTAAATGACATGGGACGGCAAGAAGCAATCGTTGTTTTTGGAAATGAAAAATTTGAACTCGACAAATCTAAAAAAGCAGACCATGGAATTGGTGAAGTTTACGTTGAAACAAACAAACTGCTTGCAGAAAACGAAGAACTCGAACAGGAAATTCTAAATTTAATGAAAAATTATGAAAGTGCCTGTGAATCAGGAATTGAAAACGAATTAACTGAAAAATTTAAAAATGCAGTTAATTATTCATTAGGCGGATTTAAAGAAACACTTTCAACACTAAATATCTACCACGATAAATTTGTCTGGGAAAGCGAATTTGTAAAAAGCGGGATGGTAAGGGAAGTAATAAACCGGCTGATGAATACTGGAAAAGTTGTTGAAGATGAAGTTTACAGGCTCGACCTTTCAGATTACGGAATCGAAAAAAAGCTTGTTTTAGCAAGATTAAATGGAACAAGTCTTTATTCAACAAGAGATATTGCATACCACATTAATAAAATGGAAAACTGCGACTTTGCAGTTAATCTGCTTGGAGCAGACCACAAATTAACCGCAGTAATGGTTAACAAGACGTTAGCACTTTTAGGATACAACGAAGCTGAAGTTGTATTTTACGAATTTATTTCGCTTCCAGAAGGCTCAATGAGTACGAGAAGAGGTAGATTCATCAGTATGGATGAACTCTTTGAAGAAGCAAAATCAAGAGCTGCTGAAGAAGTTAGAAAAAGAGGCGTTGCACAAAGCGAAGAAGAAATCGAAGAAATCGCAAAAAAAATTGCGGTTGGTGCTGTAAGGTACAATATTGTTAGAATTGCACCCGAAAAACCAATGGTATTCAGGTGGGATGAAGCACTTGACTTTGAAAAAGTTGGATGTCCGGTTATCCAGTACGCTCATGCAAGATGTTCAAGAATTTTAGAAAATGTCGAAAATATTTCCAATGATAATTTATTTGCATACGAAATGAATGAAAATGAAAAAACAATTGTTAAGTTGCTTTCAAAATTACCAAAAATCGTTGAAAAAGCTGCAGAAGTTAGAAAACCTCAGATTGTTGCAAATTACGTGCTTGACATTGCACAAGGTTTTAACAAATTCTACGCAAACTGTCCAGTTTTAAAAGAAGAAAACGAGACAGTTAGAACTTCAAGACTCGCAATTGTAAGTACTACAAAAACAGTTTTGGAAAATACACTCGATCTTTTAGGTATTGAAATGCCCGGAAAGATGTAA
- a CDS encoding EMC3/TMCO1 family protein has translation MFESIYSAFYNALDAIFLPMVQTMDPAIFIFVTALLVSFIINLATKVLVNQDRMAELKNELQEFQVKAKKASKDPELMAELQKEQQKMMTMQMEMMKMSFKPMIYTWVPIIIIFAYLRHVYDFGGIYHTMQPAWDGAIVQLPVIISKIIFIGIWHWIGGIFYHGGFGVVSSTVLGWLGWYIMCSMGTSMVLRKLMGIK, from the coding sequence ATGTTTGAATCTATTTATTCCGCATTTTACAATGCATTGGATGCGATTTTTTTACCTATGGTACAAACAATGGATCCTGCAATTTTTATATTTGTAACTGCTCTTTTAGTATCTTTTATTATTAATTTAGCAACCAAAGTATTAGTAAATCAGGACAGGATGGCAGAACTGAAAAATGAACTTCAAGAATTTCAGGTAAAAGCAAAAAAAGCATCAAAAGATCCTGAATTAATGGCTGAACTTCAAAAAGAACAGCAAAAAATGATGACAATGCAGATGGAAATGATGAAAATGAGTTTTAAACCCATGATTTACACCTGGGTTCCAATAATCATCATATTTGCTTACTTAAGACACGTATACGACTTTGGTGGAATTTACCACACAATGCAGCCTGCATGGGATGGAGCTATAGTTCAACTTCCAGTAATCATTTCAAAAATAATTTTTATTGGAATCTGGCACTGGATTGGCGGAATATTCTACCACGGTGGATTTGGCGTAGTTTCAAGCACAGTTCTTGGATGGCTTGGATGGTACATCATGTGTTCAATGGGAACGTCAATGGTACTTAGAAAATTAATGGGTATCAAATAA